A single genomic interval of Streptomyces graminofaciens harbors:
- a CDS encoding (2,3-dihydroxybenzoyl)adenylate synthase → MLDGCTPWPEDVARRYREQGVWRGDTLGTVLRDCARRYGDKPALVHGDRRIGYAELDRWADRLAAGFAAHGVRPGDRVVVQLPNVPEFVAIAFGLMRLGAKLVFSLPAHRASEITHLVELSGAVGYVVPETHRGFDHRELARQVQAATGTLDSLFVLGDKAEGFVSVAELEAAAGEAKPLPEPDPTDVAFFLLSGGTTALPKLIPRTHDDYVHMSDRAAQVCELTEEDVYLAVLPIEFNFAFGCPGVVGTFQTGGTVILADTPNPADCFPLIERHGATVTAMVPSIMALWLDDAEWTDADLSSLRLVQVGGARMPREFTERIQPTLGARLQQVFGMAEGLLTFSRPDDPDDSVLTTQGKAVSEGDEIRIVGEDGAELPAGEIGELLTRGPYTLRGYYRVPEYNKRAFTEDGFYRTGDLALLTADGDLVIAGRIKEMIIRGGDKISAGEVEDLLLAHPAVAAVAVIGVPDEFLGERICAYLVADGAEVPLAELKRSVHARGVADYKLPDAVRYLPELPLTPLGKVDKKALAAHAASEQEG, encoded by the coding sequence ATGCTTGACGGATGCACCCCCTGGCCCGAGGACGTCGCCCGCCGCTACCGCGAGCAGGGCGTCTGGCGCGGTGACACGCTCGGCACGGTGCTGCGCGACTGCGCGCGGCGCTACGGCGACAAGCCCGCGCTCGTGCACGGCGACCGCCGTATCGGCTACGCCGAACTCGACCGCTGGGCCGACCGGCTGGCGGCCGGATTCGCCGCGCACGGTGTGCGCCCGGGCGACCGGGTCGTCGTCCAGCTGCCCAACGTGCCGGAGTTCGTGGCGATCGCCTTCGGCCTGATGCGGCTCGGCGCCAAGCTGGTCTTCTCGCTCCCCGCGCACCGCGCCAGCGAGATCACCCACCTCGTCGAGCTGAGCGGAGCGGTCGGGTACGTGGTGCCCGAGACGCACCGGGGCTTCGACCACCGCGAACTGGCCCGCCAGGTCCAGGCCGCGACCGGCACCCTCGACTCCCTGTTCGTGCTGGGCGACAAGGCCGAGGGCTTCGTGTCGGTGGCCGAGCTGGAGGCGGCGGCCGGCGAGGCGAAGCCGTTGCCCGAGCCCGACCCCACGGACGTGGCGTTCTTCCTGCTGTCGGGCGGCACGACGGCTCTGCCGAAGCTGATCCCGCGGACCCACGACGACTACGTCCACATGTCCGACCGAGCCGCCCAGGTGTGCGAGCTGACCGAAGAGGACGTCTACCTCGCCGTACTGCCCATCGAGTTCAACTTCGCCTTCGGCTGCCCCGGTGTGGTCGGCACCTTCCAGACCGGTGGCACCGTGATCCTCGCCGACACGCCCAACCCGGCGGACTGCTTCCCGCTGATCGAACGGCACGGGGCCACCGTCACCGCGATGGTGCCCTCGATCATGGCGCTGTGGCTGGACGACGCCGAGTGGACCGACGCCGACCTGTCCAGCCTGCGCCTGGTGCAGGTCGGCGGGGCGCGCATGCCGCGCGAGTTCACCGAACGCATCCAGCCCACTCTGGGCGCCCGGCTCCAGCAGGTGTTCGGCATGGCCGAGGGCCTGCTCACCTTCAGCCGGCCGGACGACCCGGACGACTCGGTGCTCACCACCCAGGGCAAGGCGGTCTCCGAGGGCGACGAGATCCGCATCGTCGGCGAGGACGGCGCGGAGCTGCCCGCCGGCGAGATCGGCGAACTCCTCACCCGCGGCCCGTACACGCTGCGCGGCTACTACCGGGTGCCGGAGTACAACAAGCGGGCGTTCACCGAGGACGGCTTCTACCGCACGGGTGACCTGGCCCTGCTCACCGCGGACGGCGACCTGGTCATCGCGGGCCGCATCAAGGAGATGATCATCCGCGGCGGCGACAAGATCTCCGCCGGCGAGGTGGAGGACCTGCTGCTCGCCCACCCGGCCGTCGCGGCGGTGGCCGTGATCGGCGTACCCGACGAGTTCCTCGGCGAGCGGATCTGCGCCTACCTCGTCGCCGACGGCGCCGAGGTCCCGCTCGCCGAACTCAAGCGGTCGGTGCACGCCCGGGGCGTCGCCGACTACAAGCTCCCCGACGCGGTGCGGTACCTGCCCGAACTTCCCCTGACCCCCCTCGGCAAAGTCGACAAGAAGGCGCTGGCCGCACACGCCGCGTCCGAGCAGGAAGGCTGA
- a CDS encoding ketoacyl-ACP synthase III family protein has product MRTANLYLAGIGSHLPPLLPAERAVAEGLYDEGARTASGMRSAAVSESTPAPQLAIDAARTALAGSGHGPDDIGVLLHSYTHHQGPDGWSAVHYILNNTVDRPVPAVEVKQGCLGMLASVEIAANRLIANPTHDAALITTGDNYSTPGVDRWRASGLFVLADAGSAVVLSRRSGFAELLAVGSLSDSSMEILHRAGEELFPPGVTRGRGLNFAERAEKVREQWAEGQAPPIKNFGDRVAEITERTLKEADLTFDQITKVCHVGFGRPALEAMFLLPLDVPEEKTVWEYVSTIGHTGAADLFLGLEHVWRTGQVGPGDNVLLIGASTGMEAGAAVVRITEAAPEAA; this is encoded by the coding sequence ATGAGGACTGCGAACCTGTATCTCGCCGGGATCGGCAGCCACCTGCCGCCCCTGCTCCCGGCCGAGCGCGCGGTCGCGGAAGGCCTGTACGACGAGGGGGCCCGTACGGCCTCGGGCATGCGGTCGGCGGCCGTCAGTGAGTCGACTCCCGCCCCGCAGCTGGCGATCGACGCGGCACGGACCGCGCTGGCCGGCTCCGGACACGGCCCCGACGACATAGGCGTCCTGCTGCACAGCTACACGCACCACCAGGGCCCCGACGGCTGGTCCGCGGTGCACTACATCCTCAACAACACCGTCGACCGTCCGGTTCCGGCCGTCGAGGTCAAGCAGGGCTGCCTCGGCATGCTGGCCTCCGTGGAGATCGCGGCCAACCGGCTGATCGCCAACCCCACCCACGACGCGGCGTTGATCACCACCGGCGACAACTACTCGACGCCCGGTGTCGACCGCTGGCGTGCCTCGGGGCTGTTCGTGCTCGCCGACGCGGGCTCGGCCGTGGTCCTCTCGCGCCGCTCCGGCTTCGCCGAGCTGCTCGCGGTCGGCTCCCTGTCCGACTCCTCGATGGAGATCCTGCACCGCGCGGGCGAGGAGCTCTTCCCGCCCGGCGTCACCCGCGGCCGGGGCCTGAACTTCGCCGAGCGCGCCGAGAAGGTCCGCGAGCAGTGGGCGGAGGGCCAGGCCCCGCCCATCAAGAACTTCGGCGACCGCGTCGCCGAGATCACCGAACGCACCCTGAAGGAAGCCGACCTGACGTTCGACCAGATCACCAAGGTGTGCCACGTCGGCTTCGGCCGGCCCGCCCTGGAGGCCATGTTCCTGCTGCCGCTCGACGTGCCCGAGGAGAAGACCGTCTGGGAGTACGTCAGCACGATCGGGCACACCGGCGCGGCCGACCTCTTCCTCGGCCTGGAGCACGTGTGGCGCACCGGACAGGTGGGCCCCGGCGACAACGTGCTGCTCATCGGCGCGAGCACCGGCATGGAGGCCGGCGCCGCCGTGGTCCGCATCACCGAAGCCGCCCCGGAAGCCGCGTAG